The genomic region CACGGCCAGCTACCTCCACACCGACGCACTGGGCAGCCCGGTGCTGCGCACCAACAGCAGCCGCGTGGGCACCGCAGACACCGCCTACGACCCCTGGGGCGACACCTGGACCGGCAACGAACCCAGCACCTTCGGGTACACCGGGCATGTCAACGACACGGCGACCGGGCTGGTGCAGATGCAGGAGCGGTACTACGATCCGCTGCTGGGGCGATTTGTGTCGAGGGATCCTGTGCTGACCAGCATGGTGGATGGAAGTAATTTCAATAAGTTCTGGTATGCCAATAACAATCCGTATCGATATACGGATCCGGATGGGAGGTTCTCGGTAGCAGAAGTCGGGCTGATCACAACAGCGGTAGTGATCGTTGCGTATGGTGCTTGCCCGTCTTGCCGGCAATCAATAACGAACGGAGTTCAGGCTGTCCATGATGCAATTTCCAATGCGACAGCTGATAGTCGACCATCTACATTATCGCCAGGACCAAATGCTGGCGACTCAATACCTGCTCGTGGGCCGGGTCGAGACTTTACTCCGGAAGAGAGAGGTAAAATCAATGGTATTGGCAATGATACAGGGTGTCACACTTGCGGAGCTACAGATCCCGGTACCAAAACGGGTAATTGGATCCCTGATCATCAGCCTCCCAACGGAGTGAATGAAGACGGTGGGCCTCAGCGACTATATCCGCATTGTAAAGGTTGCAGTAGTACTCAAGGGGGGGATGTGAATGGAAGTAAGACGCGTGGTAAGACGAAAGAAATACCGGAACCACCTAAGCCTAAACAGGAAGAAAAGTCGTGAAAACCAAGTGGATTGAATCTCGTGGCGGGCCTTTGCTGTGTGCAGATGTGGTTGTAGCTCCATATTGGAAAGGGCGTGATGCAAGTTCAATAGGTGCTTCGGAGAACGATTACATTCGTGCTTGCGAGCAGACTGACTTCCTAAGTAAGATCCCTTGCGCGGATGCCAGTGTGCTGGTTCTAGGTGATGAACCTATGCAATCAACCTTCGTCGAGCGCAATGGACAGATTGTTATTGTCAGATGGATCGCTTGTAAGTCATATGAGGAAGCCGATAGTGCAATTGCTGCGCTGCCGTCGTCCCTTTCTTCAATTGAAGATGAGATATCCTATTCCATCACTGGAGGATCTATTTTCATGTTCGATTCTGCTGCTATCTTGAGTGAGGCGGATCTGACAACTTCTATAAGCTGCTCATCCGGCCTGTACAAGGTGACCACGGAGCG from Verrucomicrobiia bacterium harbors:
- a CDS encoding RHS repeat-associated core domain-containing protein; its protein translation is TASYLHTDALGSPVLRTNSSRVGTADTAYDPWGDTWTGNEPSTFGYTGHVNDTATGLVQMQERYYDPLLGRFVSRDPVLTSMVDGSNFNKFWYANNNPYRYTDPDGRFSVAEVGLITTAVVIVAYGACPSCRQSITNGVQAVHDAISNATADSRPSTLSPGPNAGDSIPARGPGRDFTPEERGKINGIGNDTGCHTCGATDPGTKTGNWIPDHQPPNGVNEDGGPQRLYPHCKGCSSTQGGDVNGSKTRGKTKEIPEPPKPKQEEKS
- a CDS encoding Imm21 family immunity protein — encoded protein: MKTKWIESRGGPLLCADVVVAPYWKGRDASSIGASENDYIRACEQTDFLSKIPCADASVLVLGDEPMQSTFVERNGQIVIVRWIACKSYEEADSAIAALPSSLSSIEDEISYSITGGSIFMFDSAAILSEADLTTSISCSSGLYKVTTERYIDKGTFDFLVHRFQRI